Proteins encoded within one genomic window of Episyrphus balteatus chromosome 1, idEpiBalt1.1, whole genome shotgun sequence:
- the LOC129905163 gene encoding PITH domain-containing protein GA19395 yields the protein MPHGHSHNHGDECGHEASDIDHALEMGIQYSLYQKIDLDNLECLNEETEDSGKKVFKPYEKRLDFSEFVVSDADEELLFNIPFTGNIKLKGIIIVGANDNSHPNKVRLFKNREKMSFSDAEMKADQEFDLTRDPRGEIEYSPKVVTFSSVHHLSLHFPSNFGADNTRIYYIGLRGEFSEAHFHGVTICTYESAPNAADHKNKLYDSVSKQIE from the exons ATGCCACACGGACATTCTCACAATCATGGAGACGAATGTGGTCACGAAGCAAGCGATATTGACCATGCTCTCGAAATGGGCATTCAATACAGTTTGTATCAAAAGATCGATCTAGACAATCTAGAATGTTTAAATGAGGAGACTGAAGACAGTGGCAAAAAGGTCTTCAAGCCATACGAAAAGAGGCTTGATTTTAGTGAG TTTGTTGTTAGCGATGCCGATGAAGAACTTCTTTTCAATATTCCCTTCACGGGGAATATTAAACTCAAAGGAATTATTATAGTTGGCGCAAATGATAATTCACATCCTAACAAAGTTAGATT attTAAGAATCgtgaaaaaatgtcattcagCGACGCAGAAATGAAAGCTGATCAAGAATTTGATTTGACTCGAGATCCAAGAGGAGAAATTGAGTATTCACCAAA aGTTGTTACTTTTTCATCGGTTCATCATTTATCTTTACATTTTCCATCGAATTTTGGAGCTGACAACACTCGCATTTACTACATTG gACTACGTGGTGAATTCAGCGAAGCACATTTCCACGGTGTCACCATATGCACCTATGAATCCGCACCAAATGCTGCTGatcataaaaacaaactttatgATTCCGTCAGCAAACAGATTGAGTAA